One window from the genome of Kaistia defluvii encodes:
- a CDS encoding sugar-binding transcriptional regulator: MALESNEWSYGDADEEILTRIAWYYYNDGLTQNEIGEKLAMSRIKVSRLLESGRRSGIIQVRINSRYQGCLSLEREIKARYGLLEAYVVPELPEQSASDRLGQAAAQFLMQRLQPDDLLAVGWGATVSNAIQRLGHLANERNIGLVSLTGGVGTYVDGMRTANWGSSVHLVPAPLVVRDPDVAKNLSSEPAVANLLDMALNASYQLVGIGELSGTSTVVRSGYVTPDEVEPLRRKGAVGDILCQFFNDKGEVLDLQLHDRVIGVKLAALSRAEKVVAAAGGLEKVPAIHAALKGKFVGILITDETTALGLMDLKD; this comes from the coding sequence ATGGCCTTGGAAAGCAACGAGTGGAGCTATGGCGATGCCGACGAGGAGATCCTCACGCGCATTGCCTGGTACTATTACAATGACGGCCTGACGCAGAACGAGATCGGCGAAAAGCTCGCCATGTCGCGGATCAAGGTGTCGCGCCTGCTGGAAAGCGGCCGACGGTCCGGCATCATCCAGGTCCGGATCAATTCGCGCTACCAGGGCTGCCTGTCGCTGGAGCGCGAGATCAAGGCCCGCTATGGCCTGCTCGAGGCCTATGTCGTGCCGGAACTCCCCGAGCAGAGCGCCAGCGACCGGCTGGGCCAGGCGGCGGCGCAGTTCCTGATGCAGCGGCTGCAGCCTGACGACCTGCTTGCGGTCGGCTGGGGCGCCACCGTCAGCAACGCCATCCAGCGCCTCGGCCATCTCGCCAATGAGCGCAATATCGGCCTGGTCAGCCTGACCGGCGGCGTCGGCACCTATGTCGATGGCATGCGCACCGCGAACTGGGGCAGCAGCGTCCATCTGGTGCCGGCCCCGCTCGTGGTGCGCGACCCGGACGTCGCGAAGAACCTGTCCTCGGAGCCGGCGGTCGCCAATCTGCTCGACATGGCACTGAACGCGTCCTACCAGCTGGTCGGGATCGGCGAGCTCTCTGGCACCTCGACCGTGGTGCGCTCCGGCTATGTGACGCCGGACGAGGTCGAGCCGCTGCGCCGCAAGGGCGCGGTCGGCGACATCCTCTGCCAGTTCTTCAACGACAAGGGCGAAGTGCTCGACCTGCAGCTGCACGACCGCGTCATCGGCGTGAAGCTCGCCGCGCTGTCGCGCGCCGAGAAGGTCGTGGCCGCCGCCGGCGGGCTCGAAAAGGTGCCGGCCATCCATGCCGCGCTCAAGGGCAAGTTCGTCGGCATCCTGATCACGGATGAAACGACGGCGCTGGGTCTGATGGACCTGAAGGATTAG